The Candidatus Binatia bacterium genomic sequence GGTCTTCCGTTCCTCAATCCGGGGAAGATCGAAGACGATACAGCGATCCACGAGGTCTCCACGGCGAGCGATGTCGTCAATTCCGTTCAGGATCTGTGGCCGGGTAGCGTCAATCAATGACTCTTGATCGTCTTTGTATAGCGTTCTCGACCGATACCCGCCGCCCGTTGAGAGACGACACAGGAAGTCAGAAACTTCTGGTGTGATACGGGAGAGATTGTCGAAACAAAGAACGTGGGAATTTCTCGCTTGGATCATCAGGTTGTGCTCGTTCTTAGGAGCCGGGACTAGATCAGGACTGCACGGATCGATCAGTCTGCGTGTGAACTTCGTATTGCAGCTTTTCCCTGATCCGTGTTCCCCTCTGAAGACCGCAATTGGATACGGACCCGTGGGAGATAGTGCGCCGAGAAGCCAGCCCACAGTCAGTTTGAAAGAAACTTCATCCCAGATGTTGAGACACTCGCCAAGAAGTTCTACCGAACCACCACGCTCGGGTTCAGGCAGAGGTAGCATTCCCAACGGACGTTCAAATTTGATGGGTGCTGTATCGAGAACGGTCCAACCCGCTGCATCTACTTCGACTACACGTCCCGTTTCATCGGCCAGATCTAGATAGACCTTGCCATCATGCTCTCCGACTCTGATGAACACCTTCTTCGTTTCACCTTCGTAGAGAGACATCCCTTCCAATGTTGCAATGGCTTTCTTGACAGCATCAGTGTTGGGGATGGTGTTTGTGGAGTTGTAGAAGACGTGCCCTAGCCAGCGACTGAAACTGGCATCGGAAATCCGTGACGTTTCCCAGCCTTTTGCACTTTGATAGCTGGCATATGGAACGTGCTGCTGGTTGTGGAAGAGTTCTACGCCTTTGTCTTCAACCAGTCGTAGTAGATCTTCTGCTTGGTTTGCAGCGGTTTCTCTCTTGCTGCTGGTCTTATTGGAAGTGGTTTCCATACCCAGCCAATCGGCGAACTTCTCTGCTCTCTTCTGGCCCATCAGCGATACCAAAGTAGTGTAGCCGGTCGTTGGAGAGTTTGTCTTCAACGACTGTGCTGTAGTTTCAACGGCTCTGATCCTGTCCTCTACCTCTTCATCGTCAGCGGTCTCTGCTGCCAGACGAATCATCTTCTTTATAAACTCTTCGTCCTTGCCTGCCCTCAAAAGCGACCCTGCAACAGCTAGAGCAAAGTCGTGTCGGGAGCCTTTTGCGGGCCACGCTCTTGAAAGAATGGTACAGGCAGCCAAATTGTTCGTTGCTTCTTCTAGCTCTTGAGTGGTGACGGTGGTGACGCTGGTGACGGCAGAATCAGAAACCCAAGTGATCTGTTCTCCTGTGTCCTCATGGATACTCGGAGGAACTATGGTGTAGTGTTTGTCTCCTCTACGTTCCATGAGCATCTTTCCATCTTCATCTTTGTACGCTTTATATGAAGGTACAGAAGAGACTTTGAAGTAGTGGTGACTCTCTGGATTTCCTTCTCTTCCATGGATCATTCCTGTCTCTGGAAGGAAGTGGGGAGCTAGGTAAACAGCTTCCAAACAATCCAAATCCACATCCACCACTCCACCACTCGCTTCTCCGGTCAGGAGTCCGATGTTGGTGGTGGTGTCCTTGAACCAACCTTCAAAGGTTTCAGAATCTGGATCTTCAGTCTGATACTTCTTCCACGACTCTACAGCGCCCTTACTACGACGAGGAACAGGGAACGTCCTGTATCCCAGTTCACGGTATCTCTGAGCAGCTTCCCAGAGGTTTGCGAAAACACCGTCACCACCGTCACCGTCACCCTCATCGTTACGGCACTCATCCAAATGGTCTTCGATTTCAAAACTTGCAGTCATAACATCACCTGTATTTGTTCTTGTTGTGGCTTTCCCTTGGAGTCCTCCTAAGCGGCTCTCTTGTTGGAAAACGGGTTAAAACGGTTAGATTGAATACACCTGTAGCGGTCGTCTTAGGTTACGGACCCATACGCAGCCTCCTTCAAGTCTTTTAGGGGAATCGTCAGCCTTCCGACGATTGAAGACGCAATTGTACCACGCCTTGGACTTATAATTCCACGGACGAGAACCGATGGTTTTGATGCGGGCTTGGTGACTGACTGCTTTGTCTCTTCTGTTGCGAAGACCGTGACCGTAACCGAAGGCAGCCTCTGCAATCTCTCCAGTCCAACCTCGTTCAGGAGCCGCTTCACCAACCCCACAGCAGCCGGAAGTGTGAATCTGAACTTCTGAAACAGCCTCTGAAGTAACAGCAGGCAGAAGAGGTTCTCCCGGCTGTAGAGCGTTGTAAGACCCTTGCCGTAACTGGGCTGCAATGGCTTCAGGCCCAACAGCCTCTCCCAGTGGCGGTGTTGGATTTTTGAAACTTGCAGAATGTCTTCGATTTGCTTCGGTGTGATGGGCTCTTCGGTGTTCTTCATGGCACAGCTACTTATGCGGTATCTGGCAGGTGGTTGGCGTTTAGGACGAAAAAAAATGACCTGAAACGAATTAACTTCTCCGGCGACGGGCGTTACTCGTCGGCGGCTGTGACCTGCTACGAAAGAAGGAACGAAACCGAATTGTAGCGGCGTCCTCGGTGACCGGGGCGCTAACGTTGCTTCAGGTGTTTCAAAGAATGGTGTGAGGTTCTTCACGATTGAAGCGCAATGATACCACGCCAAGGGCCTATAATTCCACGGACGAGGCCGAGCGGTACTGGCTGTGTATGGCGTCTGTTCGGTTGAGATGCTGGAGTGAAGTCAGGCTGTTCTATAAATTGTGAAGCTCGAGCCGGTATTCGGATCAGCGAACGATGCGGATAAAACCAAGCCGATGACCAAAACCTCACCATCATTGTCGGGAACGGTGGTGTTCTTGGTGGTGTGGCCGTACTACGTCAATGACTTCTACCTGATGGCAATACCTCCAAGCTCGCAAGTTCTGCTTTGGTCCCTTGACCTCATTTTTTACACAGCGACCCCAGTCATCACGCTGGCGTTCTTCCTATTTCAAAACAGGATTAGCTTGAGCACGTTAGGCTTAACCCGACCCCTACGGTTCAGAACAGTTGCGGCCGGTGCAGTTTTGGGCGTCGTCCTACTCTTTTCCGTTCACTGGAATGTTGAGCCTATACTCGTCACGTCCTTTCCCAGAGGCCCATTCCATGGTTACCAGTTTCCCCCGTCCGGTGTTCAGCGACTCGTTCTCATCAGCTATGCGGTCCTATCGGCTGCACTGTTGGAGGAAGCGATTTTCCGTGGATTGGTGGTGCGCTACCTTGAATCACGAATTTCAGGGTCTCTGACCGTTGTGATGGTCGCCTCTCTGCTTTTTGGTCTAATGCACTGGAGTCAGGGCATAGGCTTCGTGCTCGCCATGGCACTCTGGGCAGTGATCCCAACGATTTGGGCCATGCATTCCCGACGAGTGTGGGGGCCTATAATTGCCCACATTGTATACTATTTACTTGTCCTCTATGCGTGACAGGTTCTCTAGCTTCAATGGCGGGAATGTTCTGAAACCTTTGTTGACGACAGCCATTTTACTCACACTTTGTCCAACCCTCTCCTCGGCGTCATGTATGTACCCAGCCGCTTGCTATGAAGTCGGCGAAAAAAAAGCGATGCCTGCCGGGTGATCGAGAAGGACGGCGAATCATTTCTGGAAATCCAGATCAAGGGTCCGGCGACTGTACGAGAAGCGTCGTGTGGTGAGCAGCCAACTCGTGAGCCAATAGGGGAAGAACTGGCGACCCGGATGGCGTACCTGACTTCCCGGAAACACTATTTTGTTAGAGGGTCGCTTGGATTCACCTGCGAGAAACTCCAAGCCAGCCCATTCTTAGGGAAGGTCGAAGAGACCTGCTGCGATACGGGCCCGGTGGGTTACTGCGGTTTGGACGGACCATTGCTGGTTCCGCAGCCGTAAAGTGGCTCCGATATGAAATCTGCAATCGTCCTATTCGTATGCTTGTTGGGCGGCTGCGTGATGACACA encodes the following:
- a CDS encoding type II CAAX endopeptidase family protein; this translates as MKLEPVFGSANDADKTKPMTKTSPSLSGTVVFLVVWPYYVNDFYLMAIPPSSQVLLWSLDLIFYTATPVITLAFFLFQNRISLSTLGLTRPLRFRTVAAGAVLGVVLLFSVHWNVEPILVTSFPRGPFHGYQFPPSGVQRLVLISYAVLSAALLEEAIFRGLVVRYLESRISGSLTVVMVASLLFGLMHWSQGIGFVLAMALWAVIPTIWAMHSRRVWGPIIAHIVYYLLVLYA
- a CDS encoding bifunctional DNA primase/polymerase, with amino-acid sequence MTASFEIEDHLDECRNDEGDGDGGDGVFANLWEAAQRYRELGYRTFPVPRRSKGAVESWKKYQTEDPDSETFEGWFKDTTTNIGLLTGEASGGVVDVDLDCLEAVYLAPHFLPETGMIHGREGNPESHHYFKVSSVPSYKAYKDEDGKMLMERRGDKHYTIVPPSIHEDTGEQITWVSDSAVTSVTTVTTQELEEATNNLAACTILSRAWPAKGSRHDFALAVAGSLLRAGKDEEFIKKMIRLAAETADDEEVEDRIRAVETTAQSLKTNSPTTGYTTLVSLMGQKRAEKFADWLGMETTSNKTSSKRETAANQAEDLLRLVEDKGVELFHNQQHVPYASYQSAKGWETSRISDASFSRWLGHVFYNSTNTIPNTDAVKKAIATLEGMSLYEGETKKVFIRVGEHDGKVYLDLADETGRVVEVDAAGWTVLDTAPIKFERPLGMLPLPEPERGGSVELLGECLNIWDEVSFKLTVGWLLGALSPTGPYPIAVFRGEHGSGKSCNTKFTRRLIDPCSPDLVPAPKNEHNLMIQARNSHVLCFDNLSRITPEVSDFLCRLSTGGGYRSRTLYKDDQESLIDATRPQILNGIDDIARRGDLVDRCIVFDLPRIEERKTEKELEATFQAIHGPVLGALLDAVSGILACEDDPVIPDIPRMADFVTWVSKAEETLGWEPGSFVEAYRANSSAANDAVIEDSNVAAAVLWFMQLRKRSWTGTCSELLDIFKKHRDQIGASSGWWPDTPSILYSELRRLAPNLLEAGISIEKAGRSKKGRKLVIDLVKNGETEKGNNIQQAA